The following proteins are co-located in the Heliorestis convoluta genome:
- a CDS encoding DEAD/DEAH box helicase: MTFQQNSSTEEQTNIEKFGDINLNKKVLKAISDMGFEEPSPIQAKAIPFILEGKDLIGQAQTGTGKTATFGIPMAEMMDTSDSRVQALVLCPTRELAIQVAQEVSKIGRLSNLKSLPVYGGQSIERQIRALRHGVQVVIGTPGRILDHISRKTLRLNNVRMVILDEADEMLDMGFIDDIEAIINETPENRQTLLFSATMPGPIQKLARQYMKNPEFVTISRDKLTVPLIEQVYYECKESQKVDALCRVLDMEEIGAAIIFCRTKRGVDELVASLETRGFFAEGLHGDLTQAQRDRVMKKFRDGKAELLVATDVAARGIDVENVTHVVNYDIPQDPESYVHRIGRTGRAGRKGIAMTLINYREYRQLKLIERVTKARIQRRDLPSMADIVERHKESHKSKLVKLLEGGHFGEYKSIISELADEYDPMEIAAATFKLLVEGPEAEKEETSREASEFGNTGAEPGMVRLFMNIGRGQGVRPQDIVRTIAEEAGIPGNVIGVINIYDKFTFVEVPEDVAGRVLGVMHQNMIKGRKISVEPAKAR; the protein is encoded by the coding sequence TTGACATTCCAACAAAACTCCAGCACAGAGGAACAGACAAATATAGAAAAGTTCGGAGATATTAACTTAAATAAAAAGGTTTTAAAAGCGATTTCCGATATGGGCTTTGAAGAACCATCACCAATTCAAGCAAAAGCGATTCCTTTTATTTTAGAAGGAAAAGATCTAATTGGACAAGCGCAGACAGGTACTGGTAAGACTGCAACTTTTGGTATCCCAATGGCAGAAATGATGGATACTTCTGACAGCAGAGTGCAAGCCCTTGTGCTCTGTCCAACAAGAGAGTTAGCCATTCAGGTAGCCCAAGAAGTAAGTAAGATTGGTCGATTGAGCAACTTGAAATCGCTGCCTGTTTATGGAGGCCAATCGATTGAAAGACAGATTAGAGCGTTGCGTCATGGTGTACAAGTTGTCATTGGCACACCAGGTCGAATTCTCGATCACATCAGTCGAAAAACCTTGCGCTTGAACAATGTGCGCATGGTGATTCTTGACGAAGCGGATGAAATGCTTGACATGGGCTTTATTGATGATATTGAAGCAATCATTAATGAAACACCAGAAAACAGACAAACCTTGCTCTTTTCAGCAACCATGCCAGGACCGATTCAAAAATTAGCTCGTCAATACATGAAAAATCCTGAATTTGTCACCATTTCAAGAGACAAATTGACAGTCCCCTTGATCGAACAAGTTTACTATGAGTGTAAAGAGTCACAGAAAGTAGATGCTCTTTGTCGGGTTCTTGACATGGAGGAAATTGGAGCTGCTATTATTTTCTGTAGAACCAAGCGTGGCGTCGATGAACTCGTAGCGTCCTTAGAGACTCGAGGCTTCTTTGCCGAAGGTTTGCATGGTGACTTAACACAAGCACAGCGCGATCGAGTGATGAAAAAGTTTCGTGATGGCAAAGCAGAACTTCTTGTTGCGACTGACGTAGCAGCACGAGGTATTGATGTTGAAAATGTTACGCACGTTGTCAACTACGACATTCCACAAGATCCAGAATCTTACGTTCACCGCATTGGTCGTACAGGGCGAGCAGGACGGAAAGGCATCGCCATGACGTTGATTAATTATCGAGAGTATCGTCAACTTAAGCTCATTGAAAGAGTAACCAAAGCAAGAATTCAGCGGCGCGATCTTCCTTCTATGGCAGACATTGTAGAAAGACATAAAGAATCACATAAAAGTAAGCTTGTTAAGCTCCTAGAAGGTGGTCACTTCGGTGAATACAAAAGCATTATTAGTGAGTTAGCCGATGAATATGATCCAATGGAAATTGCGGCAGCCACTTTTAAACTTTTAGTAGAAGGGCCAGAAGCAGAAAAAGAAGAAACGTCCAGAGAAGCTTCTGAATTTGGCAATACTGGCGCAGAACCCGGTATGGTTCGACTCTTCATGAACATTGGACGTGGACAAGGTGTAAGGCCTCAAGACATCGTCAGGACAATTGCTGAAGAAGCAGGAATTCCTGGCAATGTAATTGGTGTTATCAACATTTACGATAAATTTACCTTCGTAGAAGTGCCTGAAGATGTAGCCGGTCGTGTTCTCGGTGTGATGCATCAGAATATGATCAAAGGTCGTAAGATTAGTGTAGAACCAGCCAAAGCAAGATAA
- a CDS encoding competence/damage-inducible protein A — translation MMISAEIVSTGTELLLGQSINTNARYLSERLAALGICCYFQTTVGDNPDRIRQVLENAMSRADLIITTGGLGPTMDDLTKEVVAELCGRSLQLHEPTLHHIESFFQRRDRIMPDNNKRQALIPEGSIIIPNHLGTAPGVILEEGTKTFVLLPGPPSEMEPMFEETVKPYLTMKTEIDPGLLHSRVLKVVGPGESVVEEKLRDLLLQQSNPTIALLAKQRGLHIRLTARAKTKVDAEALIKVTEAKIVKRLHPYIYGFDQETLSGVVGQCLLQRGKKLALAESCTGGLIAHEITNEAGSSAYFLLGVTAYDNSAKKELLGVEEKILQTYGAVSAETALAMAQGVQKISGASIAMAVTGIAGPDGGTAEKPVGLVYGALVDGAYCETKEFRFVGDRKAIKERTATAVLNWLRYHLQESS, via the coding sequence ATGATGATAAGCGCTGAAATTGTCTCTACAGGAACAGAGCTGCTGTTAGGACAAAGTATAAATACCAATGCTCGCTATCTCTCTGAAAGGTTGGCTGCTCTGGGAATTTGTTGTTATTTTCAGACAACCGTAGGCGATAACCCCGATAGAATTCGACAAGTTCTTGAAAATGCCATGAGTCGTGCTGATTTAATTATTACGACAGGTGGTCTAGGTCCGACTATGGATGATTTGACAAAAGAAGTGGTTGCCGAACTTTGCGGCCGTTCCTTGCAACTTCACGAGCCTACTCTTCATCATATAGAATCATTTTTTCAACGTCGTGACCGTATCATGCCAGATAACAACAAAAGACAAGCTCTTATTCCTGAGGGCTCCATCATTATTCCCAATCACTTAGGGACAGCACCTGGTGTGATTCTTGAAGAAGGTACAAAAACCTTTGTACTCTTACCAGGTCCTCCTAGTGAGATGGAACCCATGTTTGAAGAGACAGTTAAGCCCTACTTAACCATGAAGACAGAGATTGATCCAGGTCTTCTCCATTCTCGCGTCCTCAAGGTTGTTGGACCGGGAGAATCGGTGGTAGAGGAAAAACTCCGCGATTTGCTTCTGCAACAGAGCAATCCTACCATTGCTTTGCTGGCCAAACAACGAGGTCTCCATATTCGACTAACCGCTAGAGCCAAAACAAAAGTAGACGCAGAAGCACTCATAAAAGTAACAGAAGCAAAGATTGTCAAGAGGCTTCATCCTTATATATATGGTTTCGATCAAGAAACTTTATCAGGTGTAGTCGGTCAATGTTTGCTTCAACGAGGCAAGAAGTTAGCTCTAGCCGAATCCTGTACCGGTGGATTGATTGCTCACGAGATCACCAATGAAGCAGGTTCCTCGGCATACTTTCTCTTAGGTGTTACGGCCTATGATAACAGTGCGAAAAAAGAACTACTTGGTGTCGAAGAAAAGATTCTCCAAACCTATGGCGCTGTCAGTGCAGAAACAGCGCTGGCTATGGCGCAAGGCGTACAAAAAATATCCGGTGCATCCATTGCAATGGCCGTTACAGGCATTGCTGGACCCGATGGAGGAACGGCAGAAAAACCCGTAGGATTGGTATATGGCGCACTTGTCGATGGAGCCTATTGTGAAACGAAAGAGTTTCGTTTTGTTGGTGACAGGAAAGCGATCAAAGAGCGAACAGCAACGGCCGTGCTAAACTGGTTACGATATCATCTACAGGAGTCGTCGTAA
- a CDS encoding AAA family ATPase, giving the protein MNQAEKKSWLEEAVMGVLLALTLFLSYKLMSPLPLILAGISAMIYMIWQQKQNATQGIGDYKAESSFSFEEIGGQKVAKKELSEALDFMVQSQAADELGIRPLKGILLCGPPGTGKTLLAKAAATYTNSVFLSCSGSDFIEVYAGVGASRIRNLFNKARDKAKKSNKKGAVIFIDEIDVLGAKRGANRGHMEYEQTLNALLVEMDGLKTHESIQILIIGATNRPDLLDPALLRPGRFDRQIQVDLPDKEGREHILNIHLRNKPVSDDVNLAMLAKETVGFSGAQLESVCNEAAILSLRQGKKTINFEQLKESIEKVLLGAAGDRKAIEEELWRVAVHETAHALVSEWERPGSVARLTISPRGRALGYLRQVPPEEKVLETKSDMISAIRVALAGLVAEEEILNQGSNGARQDLTMASQMAQQIVLSGLSDIGPSGAAELPEQVRFQELQKILDREKKNLQQALKSQRDTVEKMARLLRERESLSGDEFRQEMEQQMTA; this is encoded by the coding sequence ATGAACCAGGCCGAGAAGAAAAGTTGGCTAGAAGAAGCTGTCATGGGTGTCTTACTGGCTCTAACTCTTTTTCTAAGCTATAAATTGATGTCGCCCCTTCCACTGATTTTGGCCGGTATTTCGGCTATGATCTATATGATCTGGCAACAAAAACAAAACGCTACCCAAGGAATTGGTGATTACAAAGCCGAATCTTCTTTTTCCTTCGAAGAAATTGGAGGACAAAAAGTAGCGAAGAAAGAACTATCGGAAGCGCTTGACTTTATGGTACAAAGCCAGGCCGCTGATGAGCTAGGAATCCGACCCTTAAAGGGAATTTTGCTTTGTGGACCACCGGGAACAGGAAAGACATTGCTAGCCAAAGCAGCGGCTACCTACACCAACAGTGTCTTTTTAAGTTGCTCTGGCAGTGATTTCATTGAAGTCTACGCAGGTGTGGGTGCCAGCCGAATTCGAAATCTTTTCAACAAAGCAAGAGATAAAGCGAAGAAAAGCAACAAAAAAGGTGCTGTTATTTTTATCGACGAGATTGATGTACTCGGTGCCAAGCGAGGAGCCAATCGAGGTCATATGGAATATGAGCAAACTTTGAACGCCTTACTTGTTGAAATGGATGGACTGAAAACGCATGAATCAATCCAAATCTTAATTATAGGTGCCACAAACCGACCGGACTTGCTAGATCCGGCCTTGTTGCGTCCAGGACGCTTTGATCGACAAATTCAAGTCGATTTGCCAGATAAAGAAGGTCGGGAACACATTCTCAACATTCATTTGCGCAACAAGCCTGTCTCGGACGACGTCAATCTTGCCATGTTGGCAAAAGAGACAGTCGGCTTCTCCGGTGCGCAACTAGAAAGCGTTTGTAATGAAGCAGCAATTTTATCATTGCGACAAGGTAAAAAAACAATTAACTTTGAACAGCTTAAAGAGTCTATTGAAAAAGTATTGTTAGGTGCGGCAGGCGATCGCAAAGCAATAGAAGAAGAGCTCTGGCGTGTGGCTGTTCATGAAACAGCCCATGCATTAGTGAGTGAATGGGAACGACCTGGTTCGGTAGCTCGATTGACCATTTCACCACGTGGACGAGCCCTAGGCTACCTTCGTCAAGTACCGCCAGAAGAAAAAGTTCTAGAAACAAAATCTGATATGATCAGTGCCATTCGTGTCGCTCTAGCAGGCCTTGTGGCAGAGGAAGAAATTCTTAACCAAGGTTCTAACGGTGCCCGTCAGGATTTGACCATGGCTTCTCAGATGGCGCAGCAAATTGTCCTTTCTGGACTATCTGACATTGGACCGAGCGGTGCTGCCGAACTGCCTGAACAAGTACGTTTTCAGGAATTGCAAAAAATCTTAGATCGAGAGAAAAAAAATCTACAACAAGCCTTGAAAAGTCAGCGTGATACTGTGGAAAAAATGGCGCGTTTGCTTCGTGAACGAGAAAGCTTATCAGGAGATGAGTTCCGACAAGAAATGGAACAACAAATGACGGCCTAA
- the pgsA gene encoding CDP-diacylglycerol--glycerol-3-phosphate 3-phosphatidyltransferase — MNLANKVTLTRILFVPLFMIILLIPEIPYRQYLAAVVFIIAAATDGLDGYIARSRKQITRLGQFMDPLADKLLVSAALISLVELGKISAWIAVIIIGREFAVTGLRAILAAEGQTVAASNLGKLKTVFQIITVVVILIDEALSIVIPLPISQVILYLAVIFTIWSGVDYFRKAKGILQNRLET; from the coding sequence ATGAATCTGGCCAATAAAGTTACCTTAACAAGGATCCTCTTTGTTCCACTGTTTATGATTATTTTACTAATTCCAGAGATTCCGTATCGTCAATATCTTGCCGCAGTCGTCTTTATCATTGCTGCAGCGACGGACGGCTTAGATGGCTATATTGCTCGCTCGAGAAAACAAATTACTCGTCTGGGACAATTTATGGATCCCTTAGCAGACAAATTACTTGTATCGGCTGCCTTGATTTCACTTGTTGAGCTCGGTAAAATATCGGCCTGGATTGCTGTTATCATCATTGGCCGAGAATTTGCTGTAACAGGTTTACGAGCCATTTTAGCTGCTGAAGGACAGACTGTTGCGGCAAGCAATCTAGGTAAATTAAAGACAGTCTTTCAGATCATTACAGTAGTAGTGATTCTGATAGACGAAGCCCTAAGTATCGTAATCCCTTTGCCTATCTCACAAGTCATCCTCTACTTAGCCGTTATTTTCACCATTTGGTCTGGTGTTGACTACTTTAGGAAAGCCAAAGGTATTTTACAGAACCGTCTGGAGACATGA
- the rimO gene encoding 30S ribosomal protein S12 methylthiotransferase RimO, translated as MAIKVNITSLGCAKNRVDTEVMMGILRNAGYDFAHREEDAEVHIVNTCGFILPAKEESIGRILELAALKQTGPCRALLVAGCLSQGYSSDLAKELPEVDIFLGPGEVPQIADLVAKALSGQKLKQVGQPDYLYDHNTPRLLTTPFHYGYLKVADGCDNQCSYCSIPSLRGSFRSRSEDSIIAEAQTLLQRGVQEILLIAQDTTRYGLDRYGSYRLPQLLKKFKEVEGLQWLRLMYCYPNHFTPQIIEAMAADPRICKYVDLPLQHSHDDILQAMNRRGTQKEIKKLIQSLREQLPGIAIRSTFIVGFPGEEEEHFQALLEFMEEMRFDRVGVFTYSQEERTPAGKRHDQIPEEVKEERFHRAMALQQEISLSIQKEWIGKTVKVLIEEEVEPGRYRGRSEREAPEVDGFIEFSGTGLLPGQWAAVKITAAEHYDLIGEVLHESGQ; from the coding sequence TTGGCGATAAAGGTCAATATTACGAGTTTAGGTTGTGCTAAAAACCGTGTAGATACAGAAGTTATGATGGGAATTCTGCGCAACGCTGGATACGACTTTGCCCATCGAGAAGAAGATGCCGAAGTCCATATTGTGAACACCTGTGGCTTTATTCTACCTGCCAAAGAAGAATCGATTGGTAGGATTTTAGAGCTGGCTGCATTGAAGCAAACAGGACCTTGTCGAGCCTTACTCGTGGCAGGTTGTTTATCACAAGGTTACTCCTCTGATCTGGCCAAAGAATTGCCAGAAGTTGATATATTTTTGGGGCCTGGTGAAGTCCCCCAAATTGCTGATCTAGTTGCAAAAGCATTATCCGGTCAGAAACTCAAGCAAGTTGGTCAACCTGACTATCTTTACGATCATAATACACCTCGACTTCTTACAACACCTTTTCACTATGGCTATCTTAAAGTGGCCGATGGTTGCGACAATCAATGTAGTTACTGTTCCATCCCTAGTTTACGAGGTTCCTTTCGATCTCGAAGTGAAGACTCTATCATTGCAGAAGCGCAGACACTCCTTCAACGAGGTGTGCAGGAAATACTGTTGATTGCACAAGACACGACACGCTACGGTCTTGATCGGTACGGTTCCTATCGTCTTCCACAATTACTTAAAAAGTTCAAAGAAGTGGAAGGATTGCAATGGTTACGTCTTATGTACTGCTATCCCAATCACTTTACACCGCAAATTATAGAAGCCATGGCCGCTGATCCAAGAATTTGCAAATATGTTGATTTACCATTGCAACACAGTCACGATGACATTTTACAAGCAATGAATCGCCGAGGAACACAAAAAGAAATTAAAAAGTTAATTCAGTCACTGCGCGAACAATTGCCAGGAATTGCGATTCGGAGTACTTTCATTGTAGGCTTTCCGGGAGAAGAAGAAGAACACTTTCAAGCCTTGTTAGAATTTATGGAAGAAATGCGTTTTGATCGAGTTGGTGTTTTTACATATTCGCAAGAAGAGAGAACACCAGCGGGAAAGCGACACGATCAAATTCCAGAAGAAGTAAAAGAAGAAAGATTTCATCGAGCAATGGCATTGCAACAAGAAATTTCACTTTCTATTCAAAAAGAGTGGATTGGGAAGACTGTCAAAGTGCTTATTGAAGAAGAAGTGGAGCCAGGGCGCTATCGAGGTCGTAGCGAAAGGGAAGCTCCTGAAGTAGACGGATTTATAGAATTTTCAGGAACTGGTTTACTGCCGGGACAGTGGGCAGCTGTAAAAATTACTGCTGCAGAGCACTATGATCTGATAGGAGAAGTGCTTCATGAATCTGGCCAATAA